From a region of the Macrobrachium nipponense isolate FS-2020 chromosome 3, ASM1510439v2, whole genome shotgun sequence genome:
- the LOC135222336 gene encoding pupal cuticle protein Edg-84A-like, whose translation MKVLVFLCLVGLAVSARRLTKEEEAKEMESFDPYNFNIVVNDDENTVYSARQESQDSNGAVQGQYSWIAADGTRYTVTYTADPVNGYNAVTKQEKTNVVVRMPVPRLLVPEEAETIA comes from the exons ATGAAG GTCTTGGTTTTCCTGTGCTTGGTAGGCCTGGCTGTTTCTGCCCGACGCTTAACTAAGGAAGAAGAGGCCAAAGAAATG GAGTCCTTCGACCCATACAACTTTAACATTGTCGTCAACGACGACGAGAACACCGTCTATTCGGCCCGCCAGGAATCCCAGGACAGCAACGGCGCCGTCCAGGGACAGTACTCTTGGATCGCCGCTGACGGAACACGCTACACTGTCACTTACACGGCTGATCCTGTCAACGGTTACAAC GCAGTAACCAAGCAAGAGAAGACCAACGTCGTCGTAAGGATGCCAGTTCCTCGTCTCCTGGTGCCAGAGGAAGCAGAAACCATCGCATAG